Proteins encoded by one window of Streptomyces sp. ALI-76-A:
- a CDS encoding NlpC/P60 family protein, with translation MAPERTSRPQGGGLPGMRNSALATAALTSVALLSQTAGATPAAGDDGPSRDEVRARVDNLYNRAESDTGTYNATRAAGIPRQRSAPAADERRRGAGPVSDGTREAAAPALTDVARQWFDVARAKLGPTVPAVLPTGRVPARPPRPAERPTNALALEGPRAGDRAVPELTARSAPESTAGSAPALPSAPEPPQDAPASLPAASSAASAADSEPSSLQARKVRNQQKLAQAREMLAASTAQLGTPLAVIEPRPADSRHTPAEPASSDTGSWNTSASDTGSWNTGATDTGSWSTGATDTGSWSTGATDTGSWNTSATDTGSWNTSASDTGSWNTGATDTGSWQSLPQSGPTPDLPVTPSSPPGPAPSADPMPTFTPGLSIAPAPAPSLGLAVELPGPMPAFAPGPPVTPAPAALTTTLPVAPAPAPSLGLATELPGPMPPFAPGPPATPAPAAPVTAPAVADQAVDAGYDVKAAKVLTFARAQIGRPCVWGAAGPGSYDSSGLTQAAWKSAGVELPRSTQAQAGAGTAVALPDVRVGDLVFFYDDLRHVGLYIGNGTMIHAPGPGAYIREESVFYAGESAIRGAVRPA, from the coding sequence ATGGCGCCGGAACGCACCTCGCGCCCCCAAGGCGGCGGCCTCCCCGGCATGCGCAACTCCGCGCTCGCGACGGCGGCCCTCACCTCCGTGGCCCTGCTCTCGCAGACCGCGGGCGCCACACCGGCGGCGGGGGACGACGGGCCGAGCCGCGACGAGGTCCGGGCGCGGGTCGACAACCTCTACAACCGGGCCGAGAGCGACACGGGAACCTACAACGCGACCCGCGCGGCGGGGATCCCGCGCCAGCGTTCCGCCCCGGCGGCCGACGAGCGGCGCCGAGGGGCCGGTCCGGTGTCCGACGGCACCCGCGAGGCGGCCGCGCCCGCGCTCACCGACGTGGCGCGGCAGTGGTTCGACGTGGCCCGCGCCAAGCTGGGCCCGACCGTCCCGGCGGTCCTGCCGACGGGCCGGGTGCCGGCCCGTCCGCCCCGCCCGGCGGAGCGCCCGACGAACGCCCTGGCCCTGGAAGGGCCGAGGGCAGGCGACCGGGCCGTCCCCGAACTGACCGCCAGGTCCGCCCCGGAGTCGACCGCCGGCTCCGCCCCGGCCCTGCCGAGCGCGCCCGAGCCCCCGCAGGACGCCCCCGCCTCACTGCCCGCGGCGTCCTCAGCCGCCTCCGCCGCCGACTCCGAGCCGTCGTCGTTGCAGGCCAGGAAGGTGCGGAACCAGCAGAAGCTCGCCCAGGCGCGCGAGATGCTGGCCGCCTCCACGGCACAGCTGGGCACGCCGCTCGCGGTGATAGAGCCCCGGCCGGCCGACAGCCGGCACACCCCGGCGGAACCGGCATCCTCCGACACCGGCTCGTGGAACACCAGCGCCTCCGACACCGGCTCGTGGAACACCGGCGCTACCGACACCGGATCCTGGAGCACCGGCGCTACCGACACCGGATCCTGGAGCACCGGCGCTACCGACACCGGCTCGTGGAACACCAGCGCTACCGACACCGGCTCGTGGAACACCAGCGCCTCCGACACCGGATCCTGGAACACCGGCGCTACCGACACCGGCTCCTGGCAGTCGTTGCCGCAGTCCGGGCCGACCCCGGACCTGCCGGTCACCCCGAGTTCCCCGCCCGGCCCGGCTCCGTCCGCCGACCCCATGCCCACGTTCACCCCGGGACTGTCCATCGCCCCGGCACCCGCGCCGAGCCTCGGCCTGGCGGTCGAACTGCCCGGGCCGATGCCCGCGTTCGCCCCCGGCCCGCCCGTCACCCCGGCCCCCGCCGCCCTCACCACGACCCTGCCCGTCGCCCCGGCACCCGCGCCGAGCCTCGGCCTGGCGACCGAACTGCCCGGGCCGATGCCCCCGTTCGCCCCCGGCCCGCCCGCCACCCCGGCCCCCGCCGCCCCGGTCACCGCCCCCGCCGTGGCCGACCAGGCGGTGGACGCCGGCTACGACGTGAAGGCCGCCAAGGTGCTCACCTTCGCCCGTGCCCAGATCGGCCGCCCGTGCGTCTGGGGCGCGGCCGGCCCGGGGTCGTACGACTCCTCCGGCCTGACCCAGGCCGCCTGGAAGTCCGCCGGTGTCGAACTCCCGCGCTCCACCCAGGCCCAGGCCGGCGCCGGCACGGCCGTCGCCCTCCCGGACGTCCGGGTCGGAGACCTGGTCTTCTTCTACGACGACCTCCGCCACGTGGGCCTCTACATCGGCAACGGCACGATGATCCACGCGCCGGGCCCGGGAGCGTACATCCGCGAGGAGTCGGTCTTCTACGCCGGCGAGTCGGCGATCCGCGGCGCGGTGCGGCCCGCCTGA